From the Microbacterium thalassium genome, one window contains:
- a CDS encoding NUDIX hydrolase — MITARAELEQLCARGLDWRAGMRRAFPNAGPGRPAAVLVLFGVLDDVPAAAPGPVGRDLDVLLLRRAATLGSHPGQIAFPGGRIEESDGGPIAAALREAKEETGVDPSGVDPLGTLPPMPVPVSDHIVTPVPAWWTRPSEVAAVDHAESVDVFRVPVADLLDPANRGSTEHPISAGLHRIPAFVVGGRIVWGFTAIVLSRMFDELGWAEPWDVRRIIDRPMGDGVNT, encoded by the coding sequence ATGATCACCGCGCGGGCCGAGCTCGAGCAGCTCTGCGCCCGCGGGCTCGACTGGCGCGCGGGCATGCGCCGCGCGTTCCCGAACGCCGGACCCGGCCGCCCGGCCGCCGTGCTCGTGCTCTTCGGCGTGCTCGACGACGTGCCCGCCGCCGCTCCCGGACCCGTCGGCCGCGACCTCGACGTGCTGCTGCTGCGGCGGGCCGCGACGCTCGGAAGCCATCCGGGGCAGATCGCCTTCCCCGGCGGGCGCATCGAGGAATCCGACGGCGGACCCATCGCCGCGGCCCTCCGCGAGGCGAAGGAGGAGACCGGCGTCGACCCGTCGGGCGTCGACCCGCTCGGCACCCTCCCGCCGATGCCCGTTCCCGTGAGCGACCACATCGTCACCCCGGTGCCGGCGTGGTGGACGCGGCCGAGCGAGGTGGCGGCGGTGGACCACGCCGAATCGGTCGACGTCTTCCGCGTGCCGGTCGCCGATCTGCTGGACCCGGCGAACCGCGGCAGCACCGAGCACCCCATCTCCGCCGGCCTCCACCGCATCCCCGCATTCGTCGTCGGCGGCCGCATCGTGTGGGGCTTCACCGCGATCGTGCTCTCGCGCATGTTCGACGAACTCGGCTGGGCGGAACCCTGGGACGTGCGCCGCATCATC